The genome window TTTGTTTACGTTGAGAAAGAAAACCAAAGATTATAGGCGAATAAGTTACTTTACATAGATGTTTTCAAATCATCTTTTGGGTTGCCTAAACTCTGCAGATATAACTTCCTTCCTATTTCAATTTCAATTGACCCACTAAAACAGAAGCAACGACCACATACAGAACAAAGCAATTAAAACTGACTCGAAGGCTGCTTAGAGACAGAGAAACTGTAGAACATCAGGCCCAAATGTAAACGCAGCCGGCTCATAACTGCTATCTAAACCAAAGCACTCGGGTTCAAACCCTTCCATGCATTTTTTTGTTACAGATTCGATTTTAGGTAACTTTCATTCACACCCACTAATTTGTTTTAAGTAATccaaaaaactaataaaaatttAATCTGATGAAAATTACCATGATCTTTGGTAATTACTTTATATCTATAAATGAATTCACTACTAACACATGCTAGATAGCCTAACAGCATCAATGCTACATCACTCAAAAAATTAAACAGAGAACTAAAATTAAGCTAAATATGTAGAGTCTATTAAGAAAAAGTTAGAGTTGACAAAGAATTTGTTCACCCCCAAATTTTTACACAACGAACCTCAAATGCATACACTCAAGGCTAAAGATTTGGAATCCCCAAAAGTCAAAGTAAGAAACAAATTTACCAAGACTGAAGCATAACAAAGTAGTTTTAGATTCCCCGTATTACCTGTTACAATGCACAAACTTGGAAGCTTGGTACATGCTCGTGTAAACTACACTACATTAGTATGTCGGACTTGCCTGAACATAATAAATCTTATTAAATGTCACATGTAAGGAAAAAACAATAATACAGTTTGCAAAGAAAATTAGGGAAGACcaaatggtactgggtaccggtaccaaatttaccTAACCGCGTACATTTTCGATACCGACATTTGACGTTTTTGGTACCGATTTTTATCCtcaataccggtaccgaaccgtaccgggtatattcggtaccggtacccattttagggattttcggtaccggttggttcCAAGCTCATCCTTAAAGAAAATGCAGTCGAACAATGCAAAAAagaaaaaagtatatatatacTGACCTCAAGAATCAAAATATAAACTTCCTCGGCAAGTTCTTTTTGCAAAATCTTTGTTTAAGTGTTCAGTTTTTAGTATCTTTATAGCCACTTCTTAAGTATGATATGTACCTTTGTATCTGCATCAATTAATGAAATTCAGAGTATTATGTTACTTTTTACAAACATACTCACTCCTAAACACTCTTATACTACTCATAAGTACACAATTATTAGAAATTAGAAAGCAAGTGCATCATACCAGATATGTGATTCCCAACGACCAGTACGCCGATAAAACGTCACACCGCGATACTGTGAGCTTCGAGACCTCAGTCCACGTCGACTTTTCTTCACCTGCCGAAGTGGCGACACCGGCAGATTCTGCAATGCTTAAGCAGGCTCCGGAACCGCCATCTTGCGAAATAAGATTACAGGGGTGTGTGTATAGAATCAcccatattttattattataacaccAACATAAAACGGTTAACGAACATGCCAGGATTTGCAAACTGACCAAGGGATTAATTGGAAATAATTGAAAAGTTGAAAGTCAGACTTGGCCCATTTCAACCTATACTCATGATGACCCGGTTCAAAACAAATCTTAGTAAGTCCAATAATCAAATCAATATAAAGCACTGCATAAGTGACATCTAATATAAAGTAACAATTGTTCACGTGAGGCAAAAGTGAACCCATTAATGTTGAGCAGAGAGCAATTAAAAGACCTATGGTTATCATATACAtgtgaaaaaaaatattattcaTAGGAAACAAACAAAACATTTGTAGAATTATAAATAAGACGCGAGAAAAATAATTAAATGAACTTATGTACTTACTCGGCCAATTGAATACCATAGCTAGCAAATGCAGAAGACGTAGGGGTGTCGGGATCCATTGCTTTATCAGGTACTAAACCAACAATAACCACCGACCAACTTGTACCTCTGAAGAACCATGATACTTGAGCTGAAAAAAGGAGAGTAAATTAGACCTGATAACCCAATATTTAAAGAATGccctaatatattaaaaaaaaagtgtGAATTTACAGGTGGTGATGGAAGAACCCGGCTAACTTCACATGTAGGTGAAAGGTAAATTACACACAAAAAATCACTTTTAAGTACCACTTAATGAACataaatcaaacaaaaaatattattagttttgTGAATCTATCTCTTTGGCTAGAGAATTGGTTGTTTAAGCGGCTAGAGAATTGGTTGTTTAAGCGGCAAAATGATTTATATGGAAACTCACTCAATTCTCAATCACAGTTATAAATCTTCTCCAACACGTTTCATTAAttttgaaaccactgatatgctTTTCATATAGAAACCGCAATCAGTCATCAATTACTTGAAAATCTTCTACAAAACTATGAATACGTTTCCAATTTTATCGCGTATAAACAGTTTATTATGTTTAATTGGAGAATTCAAATGTGAATTGTGTATGCATACCTGGTGATCTTTCGTAAAATCGGCGGAGAAAATACATATGAACCTGGAACCAATGAACAATGTGTTAACATACGGatcaaatataaaatatataatacaacCAATAATTACTTGCACAAACATTGTATAAAcagattcaaaataaaattacgaaCATAAAATATTCATTGTATTTCCCATTCTAAAAAACCCCTGCTTTGAATCAAAACTTTAATGCAATGGAACTCCGATTTCACAATTCTAAATTAGAGTCATAAAAAatatttgtttcaaatcaaaacatCCTAACCTTTAACATTGTACCGACATTCATCATAATCGTAGCCagaaccaccaccaccttcatctCTATTATCATCAGCCATCACCACCAGTTACGGAGGAAACCCTAGCTGACCGGAATCCTTTGAGAGAAGAATCGACAAcgtgaaatatataatcagatctAGGGTTTTTGTATATGAGATGAAAAATGAAAACCCCAGCAATAGTTGATCGCCGTTATAGAAGTGAGAAATCCGGTGAGTTACTTTCTGGAATGTAGATGATTCTTAACATTTAGGGTTTTTTGATTTGAAATATAAACCAATTCATAATTTTGGCAAGATTAATTGATTGGAAAGATAAAAGCATTTAATACGTATTCAAAAGAAATTGCAAAGAAAGGAGAATGAAGGAAATGAAATTGGCGCACAAAATGAATTATCAGCCTTTAGAGCATGTCCACATCATCAAAATGATTGGCTAAGATTAAACCTTGTGGCCTAAGAGAATtcatttagtataatagatagattcAATTCAAATTATTGTGAATCTGAATTTGAATAAATGGTTACTAGTTTTACACTTATTGGATTTTAATATTCTTTAGTTTCATCAGTTGACCAATAATAATCTTAACTTTAAAAATTCCATCTGACAATCCtaactaggggtgtaaacgagctgaGCCCGAGCCggactaggctcgagctcggctcgttatgtttttatgaagctcgagctcgagctcggcttggttcgagcctacttctctgaactcgagctcggctcgcgagtaaaacccaaagctcgagcttggctcgagTTATTTCGAGAACAACCTCAAatgagctaaaagctcggctcgaactcgttTCAACAGTGATTAAACGAGCCAAAactcggctcgagctcggctcaccaatgttatcatcatcattattatattatatataaagttAGACATTGATAAGCTTTCTTACTTTGAGTTAGTAGATTATGTCATGGAAACTGGTTCTTACGCATCAAAAGATTTCCGTATTTATTGCATTTTACCTAGTAATATGGTGGGTTGAGgttaggggtgctaaacgggtcgtgttcgcgggttggcgggttcaacccgacccgaacccgaaaattttacacaaacccgaacccgacctgaacctgaaaatcgtatcatacataagaacccgaacacgacccgaagtttcgtgggttgacccgaacacgacccgttcaacccgatttttttatttttttctgaaattaatatattaaaattaaaatttacttaaaaaacacaaatgtatataataatatcatatttaaattataaaatctatgttaatttctctttttaagttataatcatgACATAAAATACACATCtcatttaatttatgacataaaatatattgtttaaaattataatatagtataaatgtgttaaacgggtcaacccgccaacccgaccaggttgacccgaacccgacccgttaatctaaacgggttcgcgggttcagcctgaaactgacccgaacccgtttatacTAAATctaaacccgcgaatttcgtgttaggttcgtgtcgggttttcgggtcgaatcagaaattcacacccctagttGAGGTGTTTGGTAAGTGATAGGATTGTTATTGAGATGGGGAAGACAGTTGCTATGAATTCTGGGAACAATAGTTAATAAAATGATGAGTGATTGTAACAATAAATAAACCAATGTAATGTACTAATTATTAATAACTCAAACCGAACACCACCTGATCAAGTGAGACAAATTCAATGCCGTGACATTGTAATATATCAACATAATCCATCTACAAGCGTTCTAAGCTCTCGTCAATACTCTTAGTTACCCTTACGTCACTGAAATCAAAACCCTATTTATACCTCCCACACTTCGTTGACACAATGTATTCATTTCTCGGTACCCCAACACCCTTTAGAGCTTTTCCGAGTACCTTCTCGGACAAAGTTCCACCATAATACCTAAAACTCAGAACACACACCTAATTTGAATTACCAATTCTAACAAAAACCCCAAAGGTCTGAAAATgcagtattttttttaaaaagtcagTGAGGAGACCTCGGGCGCAATCCCTCTCGCCTATGACTAGGTGAGGCACATGCTGTATAAAAAGTTACTTCATGTGTGTTGTAGGTTgatgagttaactgccattttcgtccctgtggtttggtcactttggccatttcagtccatttttcaaaaatacgccattttcctccccgacgttctggaaaggtgtcatttcagtccaaaaatcataactcagttaagtcggttagtaaataaggactgattgtgtaaatttgtaacataaaggactgattgtgtaaatttgtaacaccaccaccactagccctgccaccaccaccactccgctgccaccaccgccaccaccgccaccaccgccaccacagccactgccaccaccaccaccaccaccatcgccaccacagccaccaccgccaccacagccactgccaccacagccactaccaccaccaccactccgctgccaccaccgccaccaccaccactccttctctctctctctcgtcgttatctctctctctctctctctctctccgactgtgatgatgattgatgaagaTGAGTTGCAGGTTTTCGGTTTTACAGCGGTGAACGGAGGTGATGACAGAGGTGAACGGTGGTTTACGGTGAAGTGGTGGTGGGttatggtgatggtgcagcggtgAGGAGACGATGGAACGTGGTGGTGGGttatggtgatggtgcagcggtgaagtggtggtgggttatggtgatggtgcagcggtgaagtggtggtggcggtggtggcggtggtggctgtggtggcggtggtggtggcagtggctgtggtggcggtggtggcagcggagtggtggtggttgcagggctagtggtggtggtgttacaaatttacacaatcagtcctttatgttacaaatttacacaatcagtccttatttactaaccgacttaactgggttatgatttttggactgaaatggcacctttccagaacgtcggggaggaaaatggcgcatttttgaaaaatggactgaaatggccaaagtgaccaaaccacagggacgaaaatgacagttaactctagGTTGATTCAAAGGCAGTCCATATTAAGTGGTTGTTAGATCAAGGATTTCTAGAGCAGCCTCTTCAGAGATAGAGAGGCGTGAATAACAACGACGACTTTGCAATCATCCGCAACCCGGGTCGCATAACGGGTGTTGGGAGAAGGTTTATTTTCATGCAGAACTTTGGTTGTCAGCGGTTCAGCCGAACCATCAATGCGCGAGAAAAAATCCTGATAGAATAAGATGGTGATCATCTGATTGCACCAGTATAGATAATTTGATGAGGTTAACTTGATGGTTATCATGTGCAAATGGGAGTTCATGGGGAGTAGGGCTGTTCTTTTTTACCTGAAACCCGAAACCGACCTGAATTTGAAGTCACCCGAACCCGAACAACCCAAACACGATCAACCCGAATCTTAAATGCGTCGGTTATCGGGTCATTTTTCCCAACCAAAAACCCGAATAACCCGAAATTCGAACATTAATTGTCTTTTTAACAACATGATATATCTATTCTTTtcttcattttacatctaaacccAAAAACCGAACAACCCAAACACGAATAACCTATACCCGaacaacccgaactttaaatgggtTGGTTATTAGGTCATTTTTTCCTAAcaaaaaacccgaacaacccgacttGAAAAACACGAAACCCTAAAAAATAACCCAAAAAATACCACTAACGGGGAGGGCACTGTCGGTGgttgatgtgctaaaagtagttcggttaaaattaactaaattaccctaatttAGACACTAAGTAATATCGTAGATTCTCTAAAACTCAACTAAACTACTAACCGACAAGTGAACCGATCGACTGTACTAAGCTAAGTAAGTCCGGAAATCGAACCCACAAGACTCTATTTAATTACGTCAACTAGACTCTCTAGATTAAAACTGACATGACTCTAACTGTTTTTATAtttagaggggggggggggggggttctaaatatcctaaaattgagattaattaaaaactaattaactaagttaactaagaCACAAAAAGACTTGGATTTACTTCAGATAATGAATTTTAATCAGATGCAAGTTATTATGGAAATGGGATCATAAATTGCTAAATCTATCGAGACACCGAACAAGACCTCCGACCCTTCCCGTGAAGACACCTATGAAACTCTAAAGGCTGTTGAGAACACCGGTTTAGTCTAGACTCCCTTTTAGTTGTCTAAGTGTTTTATGTATCCTAATATGATCTATTCCCTCTCGGGTAATAAACCTAGGGAAACTTGGGTTCTTGATTCGATACGATAGACAAGGGTTGACAAGGAAACTAAGACAAACTCCTCTCGAAGACCTACCTAGCAATTTACCAACTTAGACCTACCGATAATCTCACACCTCTCGGCTATTAAGATTAATAGAACACCTAGACCAACTCAATTAATGAATATTGCTCCTAAGGTATATTGGCCAATTAACCAAACAAATAAAAGACGCAAGTTCATGATCTAGCATGAACCTATTACGCGAAAGACATTCACCAAAGATCATACGAAGCAATAAACAACGATTAAACAAATCTAGATATGCATACACAACGAACGAATAATCAAGTTTGCtacttttaacataaaaaatcCATAATTAACAAGCATCCATACTAAAAATCACAACTTTATCAATCCGTTCATCACAATCTAGGTAGTACAAGGTTTTTAGCCAGACGTCATGTTCCATAAAAGCAAAACAAGAGTATTAACAAGGTAACAAAATATGCTTAAGAATTAAAAGTGAAGAAAAAGTAAATCCGGATGATAAAATCACGAGCCGAACGATCCTAGCACTTCCAATCTTCAACCGATGCTTCTTTTCCTTCGAAAACGCTCCAAAAGCTTCAAAATTTTCGTCCAAGTTACTCCCAATTCGTTTAGGGTTGTCTCTTTTTTATTAGGGTTAAACATGGGCATAAATAGGGTCAATAAGGGAACTTTTATGTCGCAACCTCCGGCCCCTAATTacctgggaacgggcggccgcgagccagtatcagtggtatcggtgtttaacATTTTGGCAGTGGAATTTTCATCAGGagcgtagttaggaaatatttttatcagagtaaaataccacatttttataatattaaatacatgggaaattcccaagtttccattacaaacatgtttatatggataaaccctattttattgagataaaacatcttctttatttaggtaacttataTAGCCACTTTTCCTAGCCTTcggtgctgtccagctggcttctaattggctttcacattttgttacctgaaacgcgtttaaaaacattttgtcagtgggaaatactagtgagtgaatcccaatttaatcaaaaaaAGTTTTATCATTGTACAGCATTGGGGGCAATCcaacaattacatttgtttacatctagtttaattaccacccacggtactatcAATCATGACTGGTGGTATTGTTACTACTcatagtgtagtaacaaattttgtatacaaaaccccaacatacctacgataattgtagaatacaaatactcaatcactgttaaatataaattaaaacaattgaggttttgtaaaaacaatttacaaaaagaggaattactcacattgctattttaggtatttcctttgtgacttcctgattataatctattaattaaacaatgcacacgcgttagtataataacccaatttacattagttataccctccccgagacagaaactccaacgactacgttggGCAGAGCTTCGACAGGCGTTACGAAGCACTAGAACAATCGGgaagcgtatctaatacgtaaccgggagttatgatacttacatcgaggcagagctttgctattttagtgggtataatacccgatattattattgttattcagAGAATTTGAGAGAGAGATCAAAACTTTTGAACGACGGAAAATGAATGCCGATGCCCTCCCTTTATAGGGCTGTTCGTTGAGTCCCTCGCGCCCCGTGACGTAGCCAAGGGTGgctttcgcggcccgcgagctagGGAGTCTAGGGCGTAGCTTTGACCAGTCACACGCATAGGTTCGACACGCACGTGACACGTGGCGACAGGGGGTGAGGGCTGGTGGCCAGgcgctcgcgccccgcgacaacCTTCAAGGGCTCTATCACGCCCCGCCAGAAaccattaaattttgtttttatttatttttataaaattaaagtaTTTGGGGCCCACTTTTcttatacggggtgtattttaaggcGTATAAACGTTATAAATATTTTTAGGAGGGTTTTATTTACACGCTGATCATGTCACACGCAGCGTCACGCGACCTCTTAAAGGAAGAGCTCTGCGTGACGCGAGCAACCTACGTACTGAGAAAACCGTTTTGTTCATAACTTCtacgtttcaactccgttttttcaccgttttcgcctacggaTTCATATTTCAATTCGCTACCTTCTCATCTTCTCAAATATCCATTTTCATTCCATGAGAATCCTTCACTAAGCCCAAACCTCCCTCCGTGTGCTCGTTTCTTCAGCGTTTTTGCTCGTTTTCACTTCCAGAACCCAATAATATACAAAACCAATGGTAAAATGACATAAAACGACTGAAATTattatacaaactatacacggAAACATATGCAATTTACATTACATCAGTGGTGTTGGATGAGGAGGAAACTGCCATGGAGATGAAGAGAAAAGGCTACAGAAGAAAACGGGAGAGAGAGAGGAAGCGAAGAGAAGAGGATCAGATTAAAGATAGATAAAAGGGAGGGGGAAAGGTTAGGTGTATATTGAGCATTCATTTACTGGATACCACAAAAAGTGATGCAATATTGAGTATTCAGTTACAAcatacccatatatatatatatatatatatatatatatatatatatatatatatatatataggagaaaaTGCTTAAGTTTGTTGAACAATAATGTTATGACCCTAAAATCTATGActgtagtttttaaaagacttagttttaCTATTCAAAAAATGCTAGGGGCAAGTTTGTTGCTCTTTTGCCTTCTATCGTGATGTATCACACTTTTATGTTATCAATGTTACGTAGGTATTAACCTTAATAAAGTTTTAATTGAATCGTTGTTTGATTTAACCCTAAACTTTTCGATATTTTTAATTTGTTTGCCTCAACTAGAGTTGACACTTGGCCCACTCATAGTTGTTCTAATTAGTATAAAACTAGAAAAGTAACCCgccgcgatgcggcgggggctagatttttatttatgttaaacTAGTTGCCATTTACATCCATTAGGTTAGTTACATCAGCTGGAACCAAGAGTTTGTACATTTGTTATGGTTGCTACTTAGGTTACTACCACTAAGTGTGTTAGTTACATAAGTTGCACAAAATATATTTTCGTTGACAATGTGGCTTGCTGAACTGCGGACTGCAGCTGCGTTTTTTCCTACCTGGCAGTTGTACAAAAGGTGTCTGACGTCCCTATCATTGCCCGCGTCCCTTCTTTGAAGTATtactggtatctgggatgataaTTTATGCGTATTATTGTAAGGTATAGTTATAAATCTAAGGGATCGTGGGTAGAGTTATTGATCAAACACATCACTATACAGATTTTGACATGCCTAGGATTGGTGTGTGTGTAATGTTTACCTGGTGATTCATCTTGAGGGCGCTTTTGTTGGTTAAGCTTGGCGTTGGGTGTTTTTGGTGGAGGAACCCTCACATTTAACTACAAAAGTATAAAAGGTACAAAATTAACTACACAACACTAACAAAAATTGAATACCAAAATAAACAACAAAGAATACACTAATCCAGAATTGTTATTTCCAGTAAAAAGAATTATATAACTGTAATTAAAATATCAAACCAATACTAATATCACGAGTTTTGCTCTGTTGTATTACATGCACCATTGACAAGGTCAGTTTGAAACCTTTATGGTCAAGCGCGCGCATGATTGCATAATCTGTAAAAGAGTGAACAGAACATCATGAGCATTTTAGTTTTCAATTACAAACATCTGAAATGTAAGAGGCTAAAAAACAATGACCTTTACAGTTAACTTGACAAACATTGCAAGTGTTGATGTTGGAACTTACTGAAGAGAGTTCCTAAAGAAACGAATGCCCTGAAACAAAGAAATTCAGTGCTTATTATACAGAAACCATTTTTGACAGAAAAAAATGTACACAAGTTGTTTATTGTACCTGCAATGCAAAACTGATGTCGGCTTCATCTACTTGCAACGTCACTGTCCTTAACTTATTATCTCGGGATTGACCGAGTTTTAGAATTCCCTATAAAATGATAGCAATTTATAAGAATTTGCAACAAAAAAGAcacttttttttaataattaatagaTAAAAAGTCGATTGATAGGTGCAGATGGGTTGGTTACCTGGTCACCTAGCACTCTACACATGCATGAAAGTTCCATTATACCAACTGGTGGTATCAATGTTGATTTGGAGATATCAATAGAAAACTTGTTCAGgtgtaaaaaaataattaattttgATTAGAATATATAGATATTTCATCTTTATCATGAAAGAAAGATGATATGGTTATACCTCTCCTATTGTTGTATCCTTCTTTCCTTTACGAAACAGCTTCACAACAGAACATAGTACAATCTACACCAAAGAGACAGTAGGAAATTAGTCTACTTCAAAGGAAAGATCGGGTTGACCATTGACCCACTAAtcttgttttgacttttgatcATTCTTAGTATATAGAGAATTGAGTTTAGTTGTGTTTACAATGCAATATAAAAACAAATAGTTATCTAAATCTTTGAATGAAATGACTTAGACGTTTATGACCCGTTCACTTTGACCTATTTAAATGAAAACACTTAAATGAATGTGTTTAATTGTGTTTAAAACGGTACCTGTTGATGCTGTGGAAGGGATTGTATAGTGTCGACTATTGGTGATTTGTAAGCCCTCGACAAAGCAATAGCCATATGATCAACCCTCACCTACATGAAAATGAAGTAGAGACAATTAGATAACTATTTAAACAAGCTTATGAATTTTACTTTTCATCATATGaaataaaatgtaaaaagttatTTAGTGAAAACTATTACCATGGATGTCAAAGTTGAAGTGC of Helianthus annuus cultivar XRQ/B chromosome 1, HanXRQr2.0-SUNRISE, whole genome shotgun sequence contains these proteins:
- the LOC110912711 gene encoding cell division control protein 6 homolog B-like isoform X1, with translation MQKVAAAAGVEESSWYLQVEMLETELRESTCTSTLTSMVRVDHMAIALSRAYKSPIVDTIQSLPQHQQIVLCSVVKLFRKGKKDTTIGEFSIDISKSTLIPPVGIMELSCMCRVLGDQGILKLGQSRDNKLRTVTLQVDEADISFALQGIRFFRNSLQ
- the LOC110912711 gene encoding cell division control protein 6 homolog B-like isoform X3, with the protein product MLETELRESTCTSTLTSMVRVDHMAIALSRAYKSPIVDTIQSLPQHQQIVLCSVVKLFRKGKKDTTIGEFSIDISKSTLIPPVGIMELSCMCRVLGDQGILKLGQSRDNKLRTVTLQVDEADISFALQGIRFFRNSLQ
- the LOC110912711 gene encoding cell division control protein 6 homolog B-like isoform X2, which produces MKVAAAAGVEESSWYLQVEMLETELRESTCTSTLTSMVRVDHMAIALSRAYKSPIVDTIQSLPQHQQIVLCSVVKLFRKGKKDTTIGEFSIDISKSTLIPPVGIMELSCMCRVLGDQGILKLGQSRDNKLRTVTLQVDEADISFALQGIRFFRNSLQ